The Vescimonas coprocola genome includes a window with the following:
- a CDS encoding bifunctional riboflavin kinase/FAD synthetase gives MNLERTVIALGFFDGVHRGHGALLQKTVQRAGELGAIPAVFTFDRPPKEVVTGRPMPLINSPEDRADLARRIYGIQQVILAPFDEAMMTMPWQDFITELLVKRHGAVHLVAGHDYHFGYKNQGDPRLLQEKCRELGLGCDIIPKVELEGVTVSSTYIRTLVEAGDVERAALFLGHRHCLTQTVVHGHRLGRTLGIPTVNLTFPPHVLAPRRGVYITRVYLPDGTSLAGVTNVGTRPTVSEGTAVSVETFLLDFDGDLYGKRIRVEFCQRLRDEQKFDSLEALKAQIRENIRQTRDYFAAESTCG, from the coding sequence ATGAATTTGGAACGTACTGTCATCGCCCTGGGCTTTTTCGACGGCGTCCACCGAGGCCACGGCGCCCTGCTGCAAAAAACGGTGCAGCGGGCCGGGGAGCTGGGGGCGATCCCCGCCGTCTTTACCTTTGACCGTCCCCCGAAGGAGGTGGTCACCGGACGCCCCATGCCCCTCATCAACTCCCCGGAGGATCGGGCCGATCTGGCTCGGCGCATCTATGGCATTCAGCAGGTGATCCTGGCCCCCTTTGACGAGGCCATGATGACCATGCCGTGGCAGGATTTTATCACGGAGCTGCTGGTAAAGCGCCACGGGGCCGTGCATCTGGTGGCGGGCCACGACTACCACTTCGGCTACAAGAATCAGGGAGATCCCCGGCTTTTGCAGGAGAAATGCCGGGAGCTGGGGCTGGGCTGCGACATCATCCCCAAGGTGGAGCTGGAGGGCGTTACCGTCAGCTCTACCTACATCCGCACGCTGGTGGAGGCCGGGGACGTGGAGCGGGCGGCGCTGTTCCTGGGCCACCGCCACTGCCTGACCCAGACCGTGGTCCACGGCCACCGGCTGGGCCGCACACTGGGCATCCCCACGGTGAACCTCACCTTTCCGCCCCATGTGCTGGCGCCCCGCCGGGGCGTATACATCACACGGGTCTATCTGCCGGACGGCACGTCGCTGGCGGGGGTCACCAACGTAGGCACCCGCCCCACCGTCTCTGAAGGCACTGCTGTGTCCGTGGAGACCTTCCTGCTGGATTTTGACGGCGATCTCTACGGGAAGCGCATCCGGGTGGAGTTCTGCCAACGCCTGCGGGACGAGCAGAAATTTGATTCGCTGGAGGCGCTGAAGGCACAGATCCGGGAGAATATCCGCCAGACCCGTGACTATTTTGCCGCCGAGAGTACCTGTGGGTGA